The following nucleotide sequence is from Halapricum desulfuricans.
TACCCGCGCGGGTACAGGTCTGTCTCGGTCTGATAGAGGACGTTCACCCACCGCTCGTCTGACTCGACGGCCTCGATCGCGCCCCGGTACTGGAGGTTGTCCATGTGCGTCCCGAAGAAATCGCTGTCCTCGTGGGGCAGGGTGTCGTCGTCGATGAACACGCCGTACTCGAACTCGCCCGCCCAGAGGTACAACAGACCGAAACTCGTCTGGGCGTGACTCGCCTCTGGAATCAGGTGGTCGTACTCCTCGATCCCCTGCTCGGCGAACCACCGTTCGCGGGCGCTCCCGTCGAAGACCTCCCCTGTGACGTCCAGTTCATCCAGCATCGCCTCCATCGCGTCGGTGTCACAGAAGTCCTCCGTGACCAGCACGAAGTGCAGTCGATCCGTGTCGAACCCGTGACGGCGGGCGTTGGCCACGTACTCACGGACGCACTCGTACTCCCGGATCGTCGGCACGATCACGCAGATGTCATCTGTCATCGGTTACTCCCCATTGTTTAGGGCAGCCTAAAGAGTGTGTCGTTGTCGGTCGCCTCGGACAGCGGACGGACGATCAGTAGCGAGCCGCTACGAACGCGAAAAACGCACCGTTGAGCGAGAGAAACGCGACGACCAACAGTCCGAGTGCCTCGTCAGCGGCCGGGTCGGCGGCCAGAATCGCGAGCGCGACGACACCGAGCGCGACCAGCCCACCGAAGAGGGCGGCGTCGGCGTATCCGTTCCAGGCGTCTTCGAGGACGGCTTCGACGCGCGCCAGCCACCATCGATCGTCGGGCTGCGGGATCGTCGCCGCGCCCTCGACGCCGACTGCGACGAGCACTGCCGCGATCCCGCCCCCGAGGAGGGCAAACGCGAGCCAGGGGGGCGCGACGCCGGTTCGACACAGCACGAACAGCGCAACGAAGGCGACAGCACCGCTCCCACTGAGGAGGCCGACGAGCGCGTGTCGCACGCCTTCGCGCATGCTCGGCTATCGGTCGTCGTCGCCGTTCTCGACCTGCTCTCTGATCGACTCGAGCTCGGACTCGACGTCGACCGACGGCCCGGTCTCGACCGGTTCGTCCGTCTTGCCGAGCTGGTCTTCCAGTTCGGACTGGAGCCGCCGGGCGTCTTCGAGCAGGTCGCGCGCCTCGCTGTCCGGCGGCTGGCTGTCGAGCGCCGACTGGACGTCTTCGAGCGCGTTCTCGAGACGCGACAGCGCCTTCGAGCCGGCGCGCTCGGCGCGCTGTGACACCGAGTCGCCGCCGTCCTGTGTGTCGACCCCGTCGGCCAGCCGGATCGTTCGCTGGAAGAGCCGCAGCGCACGGACGTTCGTCTCGAGAAGCAGTATCGCGCCCGGAATCGCGACTTCGCTGGTGAACTGTCTGAGTTCGTCGGCCCGAGGCGGTCGCGGGGCCGCGAGCGGGCGTCGCTCGCGTTCGAGCTGGTCGCGCAGCTGCGCGACCGCCCGGGTCAGTTCCGCGAGTTGTCGCTCGACGTCAGGAGGGGCGTCGTCGGCCATATCGTCCGTTCGTTCCCCACCACCCTAAATCCGACGCGGCCTGTCCCCGCGGCGCGGGGAACATCCGAACGCTTTTATCTTTAGGCGTACCTAATCCACGGCGATGGCAGATACCCGCACGCCCGACGACGCGGTCGAGAACTGGCCGTCGGTGTCGGCACACTTCCCGACCGATGACAAGACCGTCTTCACCGAGGACGGCAACCCCGACGCCTGGATCGCGACGGACACGGCTCTCGAACCGCCGCGATAGTGGTGACGGCCGGGGCTTTCTGGCTGTTCGAGACTCCGACAATCTATCATCGTCGTGTACACAACTCCGAGGCCCCCGGAGCCCGACAGCCGATAGTATAAGCAAACACCCCCGTATTCAGGGGGATTTTTAATATCTGGCACGCTACGGGTGGGTATGAGTACCGCAGATTCAGAGGACCACGGGGGGCACCATCTCCCGGCAGTCGAAGACTGGCCCCGCGGGTTCGGCGAGGCGAGCTGGTGGCCCTTCGTGACGGCCGTCGGCGGGGCGTTGATCTACGTCGGCGTGGCGCTTGTCATCTGGAGCAGTAGTTCGAACCCGACGCTGACGACAGTCGGCGAGACGGCGGTCACGTTGCGGGTCGCCGCCGGCGGCGTCCTCTCGGCCAGCGTCTTGCTGTTGCTGGGTGGAATCTACGGCTGGCTGTATCACGCGTTCGTGGCTACCTACTGGGAGCACGGCACCGAACAGCGAAGCAGCAGCTCGCTCCGGTTCGGGATGGTGCTGTTTCTCGGCTCGGAGATCGCCACCTTCGGCGCCGGTTTCGTCTACTACTTCTTCATCCGGTCCGGCGCCTGGAGCACGGACGCGTTCCCCGAGTTGCTCGGCAGTCTGGTGTTGATCAACACGTCGATTCTGCTGGCGAGTAGCGTGACGCTGCACTTCGCCCACGTCGCGCTGCGAAACGGCAACCGCCGGCGGTACGTCCGCCTGCTCGGGCTCACTCTCTCGCTCGGACTGATCTTCATCGGCGGCCAGGCTTACGAGTACTACGAGTTCATCGTCCACGAGGGCTTCACGATCCAGGGCGGGGCCTTCAACAGCGCGTTCTACGGGCTGACTGGACTCCACGGGGCGCACGTCTCGCTGGGCGCGCTCCTGCTCGGGATCGTCTTCGTTCGTAGCCTCATGGGCCAGTACACTCAGGACCGCCACACGTCCGTCAGCACCGTCTCGATGTACTGGCACTTCGTCGACCTGGTGTGGGTCTTTCTCGTCGTCTCGCTATACGTCGGTGCGGAACTCTGATCAAGAGTGGGGCAGCTTATCTGAATGGTATATCTAAACGGTATCAAAACTATTTTATAGGGTTCTCGTGTGGTATCGAGACGCGGGATAGTGTCGCACGCGGGGGAAAGGATCGCCGACCGCACCGGGGGAGACGGGCCGTCGACCCATCTGGGGGGCTATTGGGGGTGGCACCGACGGCAAACGACGATCCGCGGTCGGCTGCGGCCCCGCGCCAGGTTTCTGGCGCACTATCCCGGTTCTCTCTCGACCGAACGAGAGCGTGCGGTCGACCCCAAGACAGACGGACAACAGTCACTTTCAGTCCGCCGCGGCGTCGCTGATCCCCGAGTTCTCGATCCAGAGGTCGCCGAAGAGGTCGTCCTGCGAGAGCAGGACTTCGCCGCGATGGGACAGAAAGAGCAGTCCCAGAAACGTCTCGACGCGGGAGCCGCCGACGTCGCTGATCTCGCGATAGAGCACCTCCGACCGACCGGCGTTGTACTGCTCGGCGAGCGCGCGTTCGACGCTGTCGATTGTTTCGTCGATGTTTTCGGCGTGGGCGGTTCCCGTCACCTCGGCCGCCGTCGGCTCCTCGTCCATGCGGAGGTCGTCGGCGCTCCGGTAGTCGAGTTGCTGGGTCCCGCGCTGGTAGCCCTGCGGCGAGTCGCTGGTGTCGTACTCCCGGGACTCTTTCCACCAGGAGTCGCGTTCGGCGTCGCGCAGTTCGTGGACGAGTTCGTCCAGCGTCTGGGGCATCCCGCGAGCGCGCTTGCGTTCGAGCCGGCGGTCGATCTCGGCGTCGAGCTGGTCGAAGGGATCGACGCCCAGTTCCTCCTCGCCCAGCGGCTCGACCCACGGCTGGTCGTCGTCCGGTTCCGCTCGGCCGTCGTCGCTTTCCAGCAGGGCGTCGCTTTTCATGCGCACGAGCACGCTCGCGTAGAACAGCGCCCGACCCGAGGTCCGCAAGTCGGACGACTCGAGCGCGTCGAGGAACTTGTCGGTCACCCGGACGACGTCGATGTCCCAGGGGTCGATCTCGCCGTCCTCGGCCAGCTGGACGAGCACCTCGACCGGCTCGACGTCGCTGTCGGCGGCGTCCGGGCCGGCTGGCCCGCCGCTGTCCGGTTCGCCACCCGCGACGACGCTCGTGCCGCCGTCGGGCAGACTCCGCTCGTCGTCGGTGCCATCTCGTGTCTCGTGGCCCGTGATGTCCAGTGGAATCTCCTCGCTAGTCATGGCTCACCTCCGACGTTCGAGACGCTCACTGCCGTTCGCGTCTCCCTGCTCGCGGGTCGATCCGCTCGCGGGTCGATTCTCTCCCCGCTCGCGTTCGAGACGCTCCTGACAGTCGCGTCTCGCTCTCCCCGCTCGCGTTCGAGGATCTTCACTTCGTTCAGATCCTCCCTCGTCTCGCGGGTCACCCCGTTCCCCGCTCGACTGTCGGAGACGCTCACTGCCGTTCGCGTCTCCCTAGTCATCGGCAGGAACACCTCCAGTACTCAGGTCGATCCCGGTGACCGCGGAGACGTTGTCCTGTTGCATGGTGACGCCGATCGCCCGCTCGGAGCGTTCGAGCAGCGCCGAGCGATGGGAGACGACGACGAACTGGGCGTCGCCGGCGAGTTCGTCGACCATCTCGCCGACGCGCTCGGCGTTCGCCGCGTCGAGGAACGCGTCGATCTCGTCGAGCGCGTAGAACGGGGCCGGGTTGTGGCGCTGGATCGCGAAGATGAACGCGAGCGCAGTCAGCGACTTCTCGCCGCCGCTCATGGCGTTGAGCCGCTGGATCGGCTTGTCGCCGGGCTGGGCCTTCATGGTTAGCCCGCCGTCGAACGGATCGTCCTCGTTTTCGAGATAGAGGTGGCCCGTCCCGTTCGAGAGCCGCTCGAAGATCGACTCGAAGTGGTCGTTGATCGACTCGAAGGCGTCCATGAACGTCTCCTTCTTGCGGGCCTCGTAGGTCTCGATCCGGTCGCGGATCCCGTCTGCCTCCTCCTGGAGCGTGGCACGCTTCTCCTCTAGGTCTTCGAGGTCGGACTGGACGTCGTCGTACTCCTCGATCGCGAGCATGTTGACCGGCTCCAGTTTCTCCATCTCGCTCTCCAGGCGGCCGATCTGCGATTCGACCGTATGATGGTCCGGGATCTCCTCGGGATCGTAGTCGCCGACCTCGCTCTCGAGTTCGTCGATCTCCCAGTCGAGGCGCTGTTCGGTCTCCTCGAGTGAATCGATCTCGCTCTGGACGCTGTCGACGGCCGCCTTTTGCTCGTCGCGCGCCTCCTTGGCGTCGCTCAGTTCCGCCCGGAGATCTTCGCGCTCGGCCTTGAGATCGGCCAGTTCGTCTTCGAGGTCCTCGACTGCGGCCTCCTTCGCTTCGAGAATCGCCTCTTGCTCCTCGATCTCGCTCTCGAGTTCGGCGATCTCCTTCTGGCGGTCGGCCTTGCGGTTCTGGGCGGTCTCGATCTTCTCGTGGAGCTCGTCGATGGCGTCCTCGGCGTACTCTTTCTCTAGCTGTTTCTCGTTCAGGTCCGCGTCGAGGTCGTCGACCTGGTCCTGCAGTCCGTCGATCGCCGCTTCGATCGCCTCGGCCTCGTCGGTCAGGTCCGGCAGCGCCGAGTCCTCGATCTCGGCTTCGAGGTCGTCGATGTCGACCTCGATCTCCTCGATTTCGGCTTCTTTGGCCTCGATATCGGCCTCGATCTCGTCCATCCGCTCGGAGACCTCCTCGCGTTCGTCCTCGATCGCGTCGAGGTCGGCCTCGAGGTCTTCGATCTCCTCGCGGACCTCTTCGCGCTCGGCCTCGCGCTTCTCGATCTCGGTTTCGATGTCCCGGACCTGCTCGGCCGCGTCGGACTTGCGGTCGCGGGCGTCTTCCAGCCGGTCCTCGACGTCCCGGATGTCGTCCCGGACGTCCTGGCGCTGGTCCTCGAGCTCGTTGATCCGCTGGGCGACCCGTTCGAGTTTGCCTTCGCTGCCCGCGAACGAATAGCGAGAGCCGCTTTTGGAACCGCCGGTCATCGCGCCGCTTTTCTCGACCAGATCACCGTCAAGCGTCACCAGTCGGAACTCGCCCATCAGATCGCGAGCCGTCTCCATGTCCTCGACGACCAGCGTGTCGCCCAGCACGTACGAGAAGACCGGTGCGTACTCGCTGTCGAACTCGACGAGATTGTAGGCGAAATCCACCACGCCCGGGAGGTCCGGCTTCGCCGGGAGCGAGCGGTGTTGCATCTCCGTGATCGGCAGGAAGGTCGCCCGTCCGGCGTTGCGGGACTTGAGGTATTCGATGCACTGCTGGCCGACGCCGTCGTCATCGACCACGACGTGTGCCATCCGCCCGCCCGCGGCCGTCTCGCAGGCCGTCGCGTACTGGCCGCCGACGCTACCGAGCTGTGCGACCGTCCCGTGAACGCCGTCCATGCCGGCGTTGAGAACCGTCGT
It contains:
- a CDS encoding DUF7547 family protein, which codes for MADDAPPDVERQLAELTRAVAQLRDQLERERRPLAAPRPPRADELRQFTSEVAIPGAILLLETNVRALRLFQRTIRLADGVDTQDGGDSVSQRAERAGSKALSRLENALEDVQSALDSQPPDSEARDLLEDARRLQSELEDQLGKTDEPVETGPSVDVESELESIREQVENGDDDR
- a CDS encoding cytochrome c oxidase subunit 3; the protein is MSTADSEDHGGHHLPAVEDWPRGFGEASWWPFVTAVGGALIYVGVALVIWSSSSNPTLTTVGETAVTLRVAAGGVLSASVLLLLGGIYGWLYHAFVATYWEHGTEQRSSSSLRFGMVLFLGSEIATFGAGFVYYFFIRSGAWSTDAFPELLGSLVLINTSILLASSVTLHFAHVALRNGNRRRYVRLLGLTLSLGLIFIGGQAYEYYEFIVHEGFTIQGGAFNSAFYGLTGLHGAHVSLGALLLGIVFVRSLMGQYTQDRHTSVSTVSMYWHFVDLVWVFLVVSLYVGAEL
- a CDS encoding segregation and condensation protein A yields the protein MTSEEIPLDITGHETRDGTDDERSLPDGGTSVVAGGEPDSGGPAGPDAADSDVEPVEVLVQLAEDGEIDPWDIDVVRVTDKFLDALESSDLRTSGRALFYASVLVRMKSDALLESDDGRAEPDDDQPWVEPLGEEELGVDPFDQLDAEIDRRLERKRARGMPQTLDELVHELRDAERDSWWKESREYDTSDSPQGYQRGTQQLDYRSADDLRMDEEPTAAEVTGTAHAENIDETIDSVERALAEQYNAGRSEVLYREISDVGGSRVETFLGLLFLSHRGEVLLSQDDLFGDLWIENSGISDAAAD
- the smc gene encoding chromosome segregation protein SMC; translation: MHIKELVLDNFKSFGRKTKIPFYEDFTTISGPNGSGKSNIIDAVLFALGLARTSGIRAEKLTDLIYNPGHQDGSAETAGEREASVEVVLDNADRTLERSQVVNAAGTDKVGEIEEITIKRRVKETDDNYYSYYYINGRSVNLSDIRDLLAQAGVTPEGYNVVMQGDVTEIINMTPHARRQIIDEIAGVAEFDEKKGDAFEELEVVEDRIEEADLRIEEKRDRLDQLEDERETALEYQDLREQKEEYESYRKAAELEDKREELNDVREEIADRDDELAELQAELDEREGKVVRLEDDLAELNREIERKGEDEQLQLKREIEEVKGEISRLEDKVATAEEKLEDAENERRQAFVEIDRKQETIDDLEGEIREIKVEKSSLMAEIQEKEAELESVEAEIEQLGEEFEDVREELESRKADLADARSERSELQHEQDRLLDEARRRSNDQRQKEEAIEEAEARIPEIEAELEDLRAELDKAEQNRETIAEVVADLTEEKRELQSDLESIEDEISAKQQEYAQLEAKADDSGDSSYGRAVTTVLNAGMDGVHGTVAQLGSVGGQYATACETAAGGRMAHVVVDDDGVGQQCIEYLKSRNAGRATFLPITEMQHRSLPAKPDLPGVVDFAYNLVEFDSEYAPVFSYVLGDTLVVEDMETARDLMGEFRLVTLDGDLVEKSGAMTGGSKSGSRYSFAGSEGKLERVAQRINELEDQRQDVRDDIRDVEDRLEDARDRKSDAAEQVRDIETEIEKREAEREEVREEIEDLEADLDAIEDEREEVSERMDEIEADIEAKEAEIEEIEVDIDDLEAEIEDSALPDLTDEAEAIEAAIDGLQDQVDDLDADLNEKQLEKEYAEDAIDELHEKIETAQNRKADRQKEIAELESEIEEQEAILEAKEAAVEDLEDELADLKAEREDLRAELSDAKEARDEQKAAVDSVQSEIDSLEETEQRLDWEIDELESEVGDYDPEEIPDHHTVESQIGRLESEMEKLEPVNMLAIEEYDDVQSDLEDLEEKRATLQEEADGIRDRIETYEARKKETFMDAFESINDHFESIFERLSNGTGHLYLENEDDPFDGGLTMKAQPGDKPIQRLNAMSGGEKSLTALAFIFAIQRHNPAPFYALDEIDAFLDAANAERVGEMVDELAGDAQFVVVSHRSALLERSERAIGVTMQQDNVSAVTGIDLSTGGVPADD